From one Trifolium pratense cultivar HEN17-A07 linkage group LG1, ARS_RC_1.1, whole genome shotgun sequence genomic stretch:
- the LOC123902426 gene encoding calmodulin calcium-dependent NAD kinase-like, translating to MEQEQDTGKTSFHLTHALLIAAATLSHYRRQVSKVVVDDKLIPRIERTESGRLEKIEKFSHYVARQIGFEDASEVPKLCLLAQEYLQKSKGCDQSIFEYLANEKDSESLYVKLVDEFEKCILSYLAFHWKQAPFVISQLMNVDESEHKTKLKEFLLAATRKQRFERVTKNLKVTRVFSTLVEEFKIINGGFLQSKEVMIPMDINKRSPVLLFMGGGAGAGKSTVLKDILQESFWLAASSKAVVVDSDAFKMTDVIYKALNSRGHHDDMLPTAELVHQSSTDAASSVLVAALNEGKDVILDGTFSWEPFVEQTIEMARNVHKYKYRMGVGYKVNQDGSIDENYWERVNEEAENSNGEENTRKPYKLELVGVVCDGYLAVIRGIRRAIMTGRAVRVNSQLKSHKRFANAFPKYCKLVDKARLFSTNGVGIPPKLIAWKDGDHNLLVDPENIKSLQNVTSLNSEADSISELYQEPSPIMESGSVWNDFVLSPSRPSVQEELRESIHKIEKSFKKL from the exons ATGGAGCAAGAACAAg ATACAGGTAAAACCAGCTTCCACCTCACACATGCTCTATTGATTGCCGCCGCTACCCTCTCGCATTACCGGCGACAAGTGTCAAAGGTTGTAGTAGATGACAAACTCATTCCCAGAATTGAGAGAACAGAATCTGGTCGTTTGGAAAAGATAGAAAAATTCTCCCATTATGTTG CTAGGCAAATAGGATTTGAAGATGCAAGTGAGGTCCCAAAGTTATGCCTGCTGGCCCAAGAATATCTACAAAAATCCAAAGGGTGTGACCAAAGCATCTTTGAATATCTTGCCAATGAGAAGGACTCTGAATCTCTATATGTGAAATTGGTTGACGAGTTTGAGAAATGCATTCTCAGTTATCTTGCATTTCACTGGAAACAAGCTCCATTTGTTATTAGTCAG CTAATGAATGTTGACGAGTCTGAGCACAAAACAAAGCTGAAGGAATTTCTATTGGCAGCTACAag GAAACAAAGGTTTGAAAGAGTAACCAAGAATCTGAAGGTGACAAGGGTGTTCTCCACTTTGGTAGAAGAGTTTAAAATTATCAATGGCGGTTTCTTACAATCTAAAGAAGTCATGATTCCCATGGACATCAATAAGAGGAGTCCAGTGCTGTTGTTCATGGGTGGTGGCGCTGGAGCTGGAAAGAGTACAGTTCTTAAAGACATTCTTCAAGA ATCATTTTGGTTAGCAGCATCTTCAAAAGCAGTGGTTGTTGATTCAGATGCTTTTAAGATGACAGATGTGATATATAAAGCCCTTAACTCTAGGGGTCACCATGATGACATGCTTCCAACTGCTGAATTG GTTCATCAATCTTCGACCGATGCTGCATCATCTGTACTAGTGGCGGCTCTAAATGAAGGGAAAGATGTGATCTTGGATGGTACCTTCTCATGGGAACCTTTTGTGGAGCAGACTATTGAAATGGCAAGAAATGTTCACAAATATAAGTATAGAATGGGTGTAGGGTATAAAGTAAATCAGGATGGATCAATTGATGAAAACTACTGGGAGCGAGTAAATGAGGAAGCGGAAAACTCTAATGGGGAAGAAAACACTCGAAAGCCTTACAAACTTGAGCTAGTTGGTGTGGTTTGTGATGGTTATCTTGCAGTTATCAGAGGCATTAG GAGAGCTATTATGACAGGAAGAGCAGTGAGGGTGAATTCACAGTTGAAATCTCACAAAAGATTTGCTAATGCATTTCCCAAATATTGCAAACTTGTTGATAAAGCAAGATTGTTTAGCACAAATGGTGTTGGGATTCCACCAAAG cTTATTGCGTGGAAGGATGGTGATCATAATCTACTAGTGGATCCTGAAAACATCAAAAGCTTGCAAAATGTAACAAGTTTGAATTCTGAAGCTGATTCCATCAGTGAACTTTACCAGGAACCTAGCCCAATAATGGAATCTGGTTCTGTTTGGAATGATTTTGTTCTGTCACCTTCAAGACCAAGTGTTCAGGAAGAGCTAAGGGAATCCATTCACAAAATAGAGAAATCTTTCAAAAAATTGTGA